The Triticum urartu cultivar G1812 chromosome 5, Tu2.1, whole genome shotgun sequence genome contains the following window.
CCCGCAGTGAAGATCTGAACCTTCTGTGTCTCTAATAAGATGCCTGCCCGGGGGAGGAGCGCCTCAAACCGCTCTTGGAAGTCGACGACGGACGTTGTGCGCTTGCACGCCATTAGTTCGCCCAGCGGGTTAGCGCGCAGAGGTGGCCCGAAGCGGAGATTGAGCAGCTCGGTGAAGCGGCGCCACGGAGGCGTGCCCTCGCCGCGCTGAACCTGCATATACCATAGTTGGGCAGTACCCTCGAGATTGTATGACGCCATCCACACTTTCTCCTCCTCAGCGATCTGTTGTTGATGGAAGAAGGACTCGCATATGTTGATGAATGCGAGAGGATCTGACTTGCCGTCGAACTTGGGGAAGTCCATCTTCTGAAACCGGGGCGGTCGATCATTGTGGTGCTGCCCATCGTGGGCGCCGTCAGCGCTCGACGAGGAGGCGGACTTGTCCTTCTGGAGTGCGGTGACGGACGTCTGCAGGGACGCCACCCTTGCAGTCAAGGCCTCGATCATCTTGGCCAGATCAGCGGTGGTTGGTTCTGCCATGCCGGAAGtgaccgaggcggcggcggatggtGGCGATGGAGGTGTGCTTGGCGCGGACGCAGGGGTGGTGGCGGGCTGTGGATGGAGCGTGGACGAGGAAGAGGATCGCCTGGAACCTGATACCAAGTTGTCAAGGACCTCGGTGCCCAAGACAGCAGGACCTCGACTACGTAGCTCGTAGTCTCGGTAGATAGGAGCGCTAGGGTTTTTGCCTAACTGCTCAATGGTGCGGGAGATGAGATTAGGAGCAGAGGGAGAGATAGGAGATAATGATTTATTGCTTGCGTCAAAGGGTGCAGATTACAGGATATATAAAGGCCTTATGGGCTTCTAACAAACTAGGAAACTAACTACTCCTGGACTCTAGGAACCAACGTAGGATCAGGACTCCTTGCCCCGATCATGCCTGGCCAGCTGTGGCCGTCGGCTGCTGCTCCTGGGCGCGTGACCCGCGCCTGTACGCAGCGCCCCACATGACATTTATCTTCTTCTTTTGGTTCATACATGTAACTATTGCTGGATACCCATGCAGAAATTCAGAGAATTTTTGTTCTTGGAGAATTTTATCGGGATTCACAGTCCAAAGTTGATTGGTGGATCAAGTGAAGGTGGTGCATCTGTATTCAAGCTGGAGTACAATGGCCAGCCTGCTTGTTTAGCACAATCTCCCCAATTATACAAGCAGATGAGCATCTGTGGTGGCTTTGGCCGCGTGTTTGAGGTTGGTCCCGTCTTTAGAGCAGAAAAGTCAAACACTCACAGGCATCTGTGTGAGTTTATTGGGTTGGATGCTGAGATGGAGATCAAGGAGCACTACTTTGAGGTAAGGAAGATTTGGAGGAAATAAGTCTTTATTTAGTTCATTTGTTGAAGTGATGGTGACCAGGTACTGGTTTTTGTACACAGGTTTGTGATATCATAGATGGCTTATTTGTAGCAATATTCAAACACTTGAATGAAAATTGTCAGAAGGAACTTGAGACAATAAATAGGCAGTATCCATTTGAACCTCTGAAGGTAAAACATTACTCCTTATTGTCTTGTGTTGTTATACGTATGCTTTTGCTTAAGTTACtgtctcaacttcttctactttaTACAGTACCTAGAGAAAACCTTGAAGCTGACGTACGAGGAAGGTATTAAAATGCTGAAGGTACTAGCTTGTACTCTTTGTCTATTTCATCATTATGGTGACGTTCACTTGCATACAGTATGCTCTTTTGTGTTCTCACAGTGTGATTGATGTTAGAAATTTAATAGCCCCATATATTACTGGTGTTTTGATTGAGCTGTCCTAATTGAGATTCCTGTGAAACAAGAAACATACTGTTAATAGTTGTTTGGAGTGGTTATATGATCTTCAAATTACGAATAATACTAAATACTGCAGTGGCGCAGCGCATATGAATTGGTGTTGTTATATTTTGCATGTTTTCTACCAATTTGAAGTGTGTATCGACATTTTGTTTTGAACAAATGCTATCTACCAACCCGTACTTCCAGCTTGACCGTTACCATGTTTTCTTGTTAGCTGAAAAACTGGTAGAAACTGGCAGTCTTTTCTGACATCACCAGCAGAATTGTTCCTCCATAGCTGAAAATAATAATTAGAGTACATCATGAGTGGATGTGCTTGACATTTTGAAACAAGGGATTAATTTTCTTCGGAAATCAGGCCCGGTGAAAAGCTGGCGGTTACTGTGAGCTCACTTATGAGTTCAGTTGGACAAGATTTATGGATGACTTGTCTGTATGGCAGGAAGCCGGAACTGAAATCGAGCCTATGGGTGACCTTAACACTGAAGCTGAGAAGAAACTTGGTCGGCTTGTTAAGGAGAAGTACGTAGATCTACTGCTCGTATGTAACTGTATCACTTAATTTCAATAAGCTAACTTATCTGTTATTTGTAGGTATGGCACAGAATTTTTCATCCTCTATCGATATCCTTTGGCTGTGCGCCCTTTCTACACCATGCCTTGCTACGATGATCCAGCTTACAGCAACTCTTTTGATGTTTTCATTCGAGGTGAGTATTAATTAATCATTACAACACTACCAAAGAAGTTGTTTGGCTTGTGATTCCAGTTGCATGGGTATAGCTTTCGTGTTATTTTTATACATTTGAAGACCTATTTTTTCTTTGATTTCTAGTTGGTGCAAAATTGCAAAATATTTGTTATTTCTATTTAcgtatcttcatttttcctagaTACTACCTATGAAGTGTTTTCATGTTCCTAATCAGCGAGGAATTAAAGTTGCTTCCCATGTCCGTATGTTACCGTTTCCTTTGTTTGCAACTAGCCACTTATACTTGAGGAAACAATTACGGCAAGTTGCTTATACCACCTCTCCTTTTAGTAAAATTAAATCATCTGGGTATGTTAAGTACTCATTTCAAACAAAAAGTACTGATAAATATACAAAAAAGGAGCATTAATTAAGTTTACCTTTTTCAACTGTTGAGTTTCTTGCGGCATCATTTTTCCTAATTGGGTAGGAAAAATTACTAGTATACTGGTACCCCAGTTCCTGAACATGTGCTTTCTGGAATTTCGCAGAAAACCCAATACACATATAGGAATGACCAATCACCCACATTCATTTGGTTACTTGTTCTTGTTGGGATGATGTGTGCCACTCTAGTCAACATCTATAATATTCAGTTGGGATGATGTGTGCCACTCTAGTCCGTAACTACATTCTGATAAATGAGAATTAACCAAACAGGATACAAGTTTAAGAGAATAATGTTTCAAAGTTATATCAAAATCGTGGAATCAGATGCATTTGGAATGGAAGTTGAAAGCTATAATGGATGCTATATGGCAGAACTATTGAACTAGATGGGTAGAGCAGGGCCACTATTCTGCCTGACACTGTTTCTTATACATATTCTTTGATATCTAGACCCATAGAATGATAGGAGTGATGTTCTATTGTGGAAAAAAAGCTTCTGTGGGTTGACAAAATAAAAACAGTAGAATGTAGTGATTATTCCAACAGGTTGTGGTTATAGGGAGATGTTGCATGACAGTATAATGGCACAGAAAGTATCTATATTAGGTCAGTTCTTCTGCCTCATGATTAGGGTTTTGAAAGAATATCTATATAGACATAGCCTGGATAAGAGAACCTTTGGATGAGAAAAGACTAACCATCATTCTTGCTTGAGCAATACGTGCTCATCTCCTCTATTTATGTATGTGTCCAAGGTAACAAAGGTTCCTAGTTAACATGAGTTGGACTCTCCACTGATTCCTGACAAGTTTGTAGTCTAGAACATACAAACTTAAACAAACTGGTATATTGAAGCAAAGTTCTCCACTACTTCCACTGATAGCTAACATCGTCCCAGCCTAGGTTTTGTGCTGGCTTGTTTCCTAGGTCCATCAATAATTCAAGAAAAAAAGACATACTGGTATAATGAAGCAAAAATCTCCCATCTGTACGACTAAAGACATTAAACAAACACATTCTCTTTGGGGATTTTGCATATGAAACTGCCTGCTATGTTCAGTATATTAGCATGAATGCTTGTTAGTTTTAATTCTGATTCTGACCAATTTTATTTGTATGACAGGTGAGGAAATTATTTCTGGAGCGCAAAGAATACATACGCCTGAACTTCTGAGGAAACGTGCAATCGAGTGTGGAATTGACGCTAGTACTATCGCATCATACATTGAATCATTCAGGTTTGTTCTTGTCTCATGTATGGCGGCAATGTTGTAATATTGCAGTATTTACCAGTACATAGTTGTTTCCAACAATCCATCTCAATGCTTCAGTAATACATATATTTTCTTCACTTCGGTACTCAATTCCTCCCATGCTGACAATCACAGCTATGGTGCACCTCCTCATGGCGGTTTTGGGGTCGGCTTGGAGAGAGTGGTTATGCTGTTCTGCGCCCTCAACAACATCAGGAAGACATCTCTTTTCCCTCGTGATCCACAGAGGCTCGCGCCATAAGTTTCTTTCCTGGGTCGACAGCTTGCACCCATGGTTGTCATCATCTTCACCAATCTGCTAGTCAAGTACTGGAACAACCTATGATGATGGGTGCAGTGCTGTTTATGGCGTGGCTAATGTGTAGCACCGTCAGTGTGTTGGAGCTTCTGTTAATACTCACCAATCTCGAACAAAATGAAAATTAATCTGCTTTTCCAAGTGGGTCTGCTAGCTGTGTTTTTGCGCTTGCTGATACTGCCGTCATTTTCGTTATTTGTCTCTGTCAAACCTAGGGATGCAGGCGGATGTGTCCGCATCCATCCGAAGCCAAAAATGCAATAATCATTACTCTTTTAAACTGCTAAAACGTTTTACAATTGTTTACATAGGGAGTATTACTTCAATTATCGTGCTAGGCTCATCATGTGGTGCATGCCTAGTCTAACTGCAATGTGTCCTTTCACGTGGATCCAGTTTTTTACGACAGCAAGAATTAGTGTGGCGTCAAGATAGTATTGAGACGAATCTTTGATAGCAGGGGTTATCTTGAAGTGCGGAGTGGCGTCAAGAGTCTTGAGACAAAT
Protein-coding sequences here:
- the LOC125508850 gene encoding aspartate--tRNA ligase 2, cytoplasmic, encoding MSSEPAPAPASASTEELEADLSAATISKKQLKKDARKAEKAGKASQRQQQQQPQAEEADPFAANYGDVPVEEIQSKAISGRSWTDIGDLDEAAAGRSVLIRGSAQTLRPVSKKMAFVVLRQSMSTVQCVLVASADAGVSTQMVRFATSLSKESIVDVEGVVTLPKEPLKATTQQVEIQVRKVYCINRAIPTLPINLEDAARSEAEFEKAEQNGEKLVRVLQDTRLNYRAIDLRTPANQAIFRIQCHVENKFREFLFLENFIGIHSPKLIGGSSEGGASVFKLEYNGQPACLAQSPQLYKQMSICGGFGRVFEVGPVFRAEKSNTHRHLCEFIGLDAEMEIKEHYFEVCDIIDGLFVAIFKHLNENCQKELETINRQYPFEPLKYLEKTLKLTYEEGIKMLKEAGTEIEPMGDLNTEAEKKLGRLVKEKYGTEFFILYRYPLAVRPFYTMPCYDDPAYSNSFDVFIRGEEIISGAQRIHTPELLRKRAIECGIDASTIASYIESFSYGAPPHGGFGVGLERVVMLFCALNNIRKTSLFPRDPQRLAP